A window from Mycobacterium saskatchewanense encodes these proteins:
- a CDS encoding class I SAM-dependent methyltransferase — translation MSRTFDDLVAEAEEAPVDGWDFSWLDGRATEERPSWGYQRLMSERLAAVSAALDIDTGGGEVLAGAARFPPTMAAIESWPPNAALATKLLHPRGVVVVATGDEPGLPFADEAFDLVTSRHPIDVRWAEIARVLRPGGRYLAQQIGPATMAELVEYFIGPQPEKWAELHPDTQRARAEAAGFRVVDLRMERMRATFFDVGAVIYFLRKVVWTVPDFTVRRYRDRLLELHQRIEAGGPFVAHSTRVLVEACKPG, via the coding sequence ATGAGTCGCACCTTCGACGACCTGGTTGCGGAGGCCGAGGAGGCGCCCGTCGACGGCTGGGATTTCTCCTGGCTGGACGGCCGGGCAACCGAGGAGCGCCCGTCGTGGGGCTACCAGCGGCTGATGAGCGAGCGGCTGGCCGCCGTCTCCGCGGCGCTCGACATCGACACCGGCGGCGGCGAGGTGCTCGCCGGCGCCGCGCGATTCCCGCCCACGATGGCCGCAATCGAGTCGTGGCCGCCCAACGCGGCGTTGGCCACCAAGCTCCTGCATCCCCGCGGCGTGGTGGTGGTCGCCACGGGCGACGAACCCGGGTTGCCGTTCGCCGACGAGGCGTTCGACCTGGTGACCAGCCGGCACCCGATCGACGTGCGGTGGGCCGAAATCGCCCGGGTGCTGCGGCCGGGCGGCCGCTACCTCGCCCAACAGATCGGGCCGGCGACGATGGCCGAGCTGGTCGAATACTTCATCGGGCCGCAGCCGGAGAAATGGGCCGAGTTACATCCCGACACCCAGCGCGCGCGGGCGGAGGCCGCCGGGTTCCGGGTCGTCGACCTCCGCATGGAGCGGATGCGGGCCACGTTCTTCGACGTCGGCGCCGTCATCTACTTCCTGCGCAAGGTGGTCTGGACGGTTCCCGACTTCACGGTGCGGCGCTACCGCGACCGGTTGCTTGAACTCCACCAGCGCATCGAGGCGGGCGGCCCGTTCGTCGCCCACTCCACCCGAGTCCTCGTCGAGGCCTGCAAGCCCGGGTGA
- a CDS encoding MliC family protein, translating to MRLVVAFVAGLLLCACGSKTPPPPSNSGTQATSTPATSTPVAAAGTFDCAKPANPAQQVVCNDPQLTGLDHRVQTAYQQALARPGADAAALNAAQAAWATTRDGCGGSADARPCLEEAYQTRLVQLAIADPATAAPPVVTYNCPAGSGPLTAQFYNQFDPQTAVLNWKGSQEILFIRPAASGAHYGNRGADFWEHQGDVNVELGGTKFVCHTQ from the coding sequence ATGAGACTGGTCGTCGCGTTCGTCGCGGGGTTGCTGCTGTGCGCCTGCGGCTCGAAAACCCCTCCTCCGCCATCCAATTCCGGCACCCAGGCCACCAGCACACCGGCCACCAGCACACCGGTGGCCGCCGCCGGCACCTTCGACTGCGCCAAGCCCGCGAACCCCGCCCAGCAGGTGGTCTGCAACGATCCGCAACTGACCGGGCTCGACCACCGGGTGCAGACCGCCTACCAGCAGGCGCTGGCGCGTCCCGGCGCCGACGCGGCCGCGCTCAACGCCGCGCAGGCCGCGTGGGCGACAACCCGCGACGGCTGCGGCGGTTCCGCCGACGCGCGGCCCTGCCTCGAGGAGGCCTACCAGACGCGCTTGGTGCAGTTGGCCATCGCCGACCCGGCCACCGCGGCGCCGCCCGTGGTGACGTACAACTGCCCCGCCGGCTCCGGGCCGCTGACCGCGCAGTTCTACAACCAGTTCGACCCGCAGACGGCGGTGCTGAACTGGAAGGGGAGCCAGGAGATCCTGTTCATCAGGCCGGCCGCCAGCGGCGCCCACTACGGCAACCGCGGCGCCGACTTCTGGGAGCACCAGGGCGACGTCAACGTCGAGCTGGGCGGCACCAAGTTCGTCTGCCACACGCAATGA
- a CDS encoding group I truncated hemoglobin: MKILAHFRKPEPATIYDRIGGHEALEVVVEDFYARVLADEQLSGFFTGTNMNRLKGKQVEFFAAALGGPEPYTGAPMKQVHQGRGITMLHFNLVAGHLADALSAAGVPSATVTEILGAIAPLAPEIATSDAAKV, encoded by the coding sequence ATGAAAATTCTGGCGCACTTCCGCAAACCCGAGCCAGCGACCATCTACGACCGCATCGGCGGGCACGAGGCCCTCGAGGTGGTGGTCGAGGACTTCTATGCCCGCGTGCTCGCCGACGAACAGCTGTCCGGCTTCTTCACCGGGACCAACATGAACCGCCTCAAAGGCAAGCAGGTCGAGTTCTTCGCCGCGGCCCTCGGCGGCCCCGAGCCCTACACCGGCGCGCCGATGAAGCAGGTTCATCAGGGTCGCGGAATCACCATGCTGCACTTCAATCTGGTGGCCGGGCACCTGGCCGACGCGTTGAGCGCGGCCGGGGTGCCGTCCGCAACCGTGACCGAGATCCTCGGCGCGATAGCACCGCTGGCACCGGAGATCGCCACCAGCGACGCCGCGAAGGTCTGA